One genomic segment of Stenotrophomonas sp. 704A1 includes these proteins:
- the fliJ gene encoding flagellar export protein FliJ has protein sequence MIQSKRIDPLLKRAQEHEDAVARDLAERQTVLDTHLSRLDELRRYAEEYANAQMAATSPAQLLNRRAFLDRLDSAVEQQQQTVNGNREKVEAERARLILASRDKAVLEQLAASYRAQEKVVTDRRDQREMDDIGARRARLAQSGDQDDGEQGGRP, from the coding sequence ATGATCCAGTCCAAGCGCATCGACCCGTTGCTGAAGCGCGCCCAGGAGCACGAGGATGCCGTCGCCCGCGATCTGGCCGAACGCCAGACCGTGCTCGACACCCATCTGTCGCGCCTGGACGAACTCCGGCGCTATGCCGAGGAGTATGCGAACGCACAGATGGCCGCGACCAGCCCGGCGCAGCTGTTGAACCGCCGTGCCTTCCTGGACCGCCTGGACAGCGCAGTGGAGCAGCAGCAGCAGACCGTCAACGGCAACCGCGAGAAGGTGGAAGCCGAGCGCGCGCGCCTGATCCTGGCCAGCCGTGACAAGGCCGTGCTTGAGCAGTTGGCGGCCAGCTACCGCGCGCAGGAAAAGGTGGTGACCGACCGCCGCGACCAGCGCGAGATGGACGATATCGGCGCACGCCGCGCACGCCTGGCGCAGTCCGGAGACCAGGATGATGGCGAGCAGGGAGGCCGGCCGTGA
- the fliI gene encoding flagellar protein export ATPase FliI — protein MNTAPQPGAAPADWAVARNLRLANRLDGLKVDTAHGRGLIREGVLRRAVGLTLEAVGCEAPLGASCKVEVVDGGWVDAEVVGFAGERTYLMPSAELHGLLPNARVVPSARRGGVEVGEGLLGRVIDSDGVPLDGKGPIRAEGHVGMAGVSINPLAREPITQPLDVGVRAINALLPIGRGQRVGLFAGSGVGKSTLLGMMTRYTAADVIVVGLIGERGREVRDFVESTLGEEGLRRAVVVASPADRPPLARLHGAYRATAIAEWFRDQGLNVLLLMDSLTRFAQAQREIGLSVGEPPTTRGYPPSVFAKLPALVERAGNGAKGRGSITAFYTVLTEGDDPQDPIADAARAILDGHILLSRRVADSGLYPAIDVESSVSRVVTEIADEPWRLRIRKLKRLVSAYSANRDLIAIGAYQRGNDAATDEALERWPEITEFLGQDVAKAADLPHSQAALQRLVEHENERLS, from the coding sequence ATGAACACCGCACCGCAACCCGGCGCCGCCCCGGCCGACTGGGCCGTTGCCCGCAACCTGCGCCTGGCCAACCGCCTGGACGGCCTGAAAGTGGACACCGCGCACGGCCGCGGCCTGATCCGCGAAGGCGTGCTGCGCCGTGCCGTCGGCCTGACCCTGGAAGCGGTCGGCTGCGAAGCGCCGCTGGGTGCCAGCTGCAAGGTGGAAGTGGTCGACGGCGGCTGGGTCGATGCCGAGGTGGTCGGCTTCGCCGGTGAACGCACTTACCTGATGCCCAGCGCTGAACTGCACGGCCTGCTGCCCAACGCGCGGGTGGTGCCGTCGGCCCGGCGTGGCGGCGTGGAGGTGGGCGAAGGCCTGCTCGGCCGCGTCATCGACAGCGATGGCGTGCCGCTGGACGGCAAGGGCCCGATCCGCGCCGAAGGCCATGTCGGCATGGCGGGCGTGTCGATCAACCCGCTGGCGCGCGAACCGATCACCCAGCCGCTGGACGTGGGCGTGCGCGCGATCAACGCACTGCTGCCGATCGGCCGCGGCCAGCGTGTCGGCCTGTTCGCCGGTTCCGGCGTCGGCAAATCGACACTGCTGGGCATGATGACCCGCTACACCGCCGCCGACGTGATCGTGGTCGGCCTGATCGGCGAGCGTGGCCGCGAAGTGCGCGATTTCGTCGAAAGCACCCTGGGCGAGGAAGGCCTGCGCCGTGCGGTGGTGGTGGCCAGCCCGGCCGACCGCCCGCCGCTGGCCCGCCTGCACGGCGCCTACCGCGCGACCGCCATCGCCGAATGGTTCCGCGACCAGGGCCTGAACGTCCTGCTGCTGATGGATTCGCTGACCCGCTTCGCCCAGGCGCAGCGCGAGATCGGCCTGTCGGTCGGTGAGCCGCCCACCACCCGTGGCTACCCACCGTCGGTGTTCGCCAAACTGCCGGCACTGGTGGAGCGCGCCGGCAACGGTGCCAAGGGCCGCGGCTCGATCACCGCGTTCTACACCGTGCTGACCGAAGGCGACGATCCGCAGGATCCGATTGCCGACGCCGCACGCGCCATCCTCGATGGCCACATCCTGCTCTCGCGCCGGGTGGCCGACAGTGGCCTGTACCCGGCGATCGACGTCGAATCGTCGGTCAGCCGTGTGGTCACGGAAATCGCCGACGAACCGTGGCGCCTGCGCATCCGCAAGCTCAAGCGCCTGGTCTCGGCCTATTCGGCCAACCGCGACCTGATCGCCATCGGCGCCTACCAGCGCGGCAACGATGCGGCCACCGACGAAGCCCTGGAGCGCTGGCCGGAAATCACGGAATTCCTTGGCCAGGACGTCGCCAAGGCCGCAGATCTACCGCACAGCCAGGCCGCCCTGCAGCGCCTGGTGGAACACGAGAACGAGAGGCTGTCATGA
- a CDS encoding FliH/SctL family protein: MSNVVRWLAPDLLAQPEPVLEQDDAFELTEPDPEHAPEPPLQLPTLEEIQAIQDSAEKEGFDHGHAEGFSQGQAEVRRLVAQIEGILDNFGRPLSRLENEVVGALGELAVRIAGALVGRAYEAEPALLSQLVGEAIDAVGGSSREVEVRLHPDDITALAPLLTLSPQQRLVPDTSLSRGDLRVHAEAVRIDGTLEARLRGALDAVIRQTGASA, from the coding sequence GTGAGCAACGTCGTGCGCTGGCTTGCCCCGGACCTGCTGGCCCAGCCCGAACCGGTGCTGGAGCAGGACGATGCCTTCGAACTCACCGAGCCGGACCCGGAACATGCGCCGGAGCCGCCGCTGCAGCTGCCCACGCTTGAAGAGATCCAGGCGATCCAGGACAGCGCCGAGAAGGAAGGCTTCGACCACGGCCACGCCGAAGGCTTCAGCCAGGGCCAGGCCGAAGTGCGCCGCCTGGTGGCGCAGATCGAAGGCATCCTGGACAACTTCGGCCGCCCGCTGTCGCGCCTGGAGAACGAAGTGGTGGGCGCGCTCGGCGAACTGGCCGTGCGCATCGCCGGCGCCCTGGTCGGCCGTGCCTACGAGGCCGAGCCGGCGCTGCTGTCGCAGCTGGTCGGCGAAGCGATCGACGCCGTCGGCGGCAGCAGCCGCGAAGTGGAAGTCCGCCTGCACCCTGATGACATCACCGCGCTCGCTCCGCTGTTGACCCTGTCGCCGCAGCAGCGCCTGGTGCCCGATACCAGCCTGAGCCGCGGCGACCTGCGCGTGCATGCCGAGGCCGTGCGCATCGATGGCACGCTGGAAGCGCGCCTGCGCGGCGCACTGGATGCGGTGATCCGCCAGACCGGAGCCAGCGCATGA
- the fliG gene encoding flagellar motor switch protein FliG, with the protein MTGVQRAAVLLLSLGELDAAEVLRHMEPKEVQKIGIAMATMSDITREQVERVMDQFSQELGSKTSLGVGSDDYIRNMLVQALGSEKAGNLIDRILLGRNTTGLDALKWMDPRAVADLVRNEHPQIIAIVMAHLETDQAADALKLLPERTRVDVLLRIATLDGIPPNALNELNEIMERQFAGNQNLKSSNIGGVQCAANILNFMDSGQDQAILGEIARIDAPLSGRIQDLMFVFDDLVDLDDREMQLVLREVSGERLGLALRGADIKVRDKITRNMSQRAAEILLEDMEARGPVRLSDVEGAQREILAIVKRMADEGTVTIGGSAEAML; encoded by the coding sequence CTGACCGGCGTGCAGCGCGCCGCGGTCCTGCTGCTGTCGCTGGGTGAACTGGACGCGGCCGAAGTGCTGCGCCACATGGAGCCCAAGGAGGTGCAGAAGATCGGCATCGCCATGGCCACCATGTCCGACATCACCCGCGAGCAGGTGGAACGGGTCATGGACCAGTTCAGCCAGGAACTGGGTTCGAAGACCTCGCTCGGCGTGGGCTCGGACGACTACATCCGCAACATGCTGGTGCAGGCGCTGGGCAGCGAGAAGGCCGGCAACCTGATCGACCGCATCCTGCTGGGGCGCAACACCACCGGCCTGGATGCGCTGAAGTGGATGGACCCGCGTGCGGTGGCCGACCTGGTGCGCAACGAGCATCCGCAGATCATCGCGATCGTGATGGCGCACCTGGAAACCGACCAGGCCGCCGATGCACTGAAGCTGCTGCCCGAACGCACCCGTGTCGACGTGCTGCTGCGCATCGCCACCCTGGACGGCATTCCGCCGAACGCGCTGAACGAACTCAACGAGATCATGGAACGCCAGTTCGCCGGCAACCAGAACCTGAAGTCGTCCAACATCGGCGGCGTGCAGTGCGCGGCCAACATCCTCAACTTCATGGACAGCGGCCAGGACCAGGCCATCCTCGGCGAGATCGCCCGCATCGACGCACCGCTGAGCGGCCGCATCCAGGACCTGATGTTCGTGTTCGACGACCTGGTGGACCTGGACGACCGCGAAATGCAGCTGGTGCTGCGCGAAGTCAGCGGCGAACGGCTGGGCCTGGCCCTGCGCGGCGCCGACATCAAGGTGCGCGACAAGATCACCCGCAACATGTCCCAGCGTGCGGCCGAGATCCTGCTGGAAGACATGGAAGCGCGTGGCCCGGTGCGCCTGTCCGACGTGGAAGGCGCGCAGCGCGAGATCCTGGCCATCGTCAAGCGCATGGCCGATGAGGGCACCGTCACCATCGGCGGCAGCGCGGAGGCGATGCTGTGA
- the fliF gene encoding flagellar basal-body MS-ring/collar protein FliF, producing the protein MALSLSKESLNAEKAGQWFDRLQSLQITRRLGLMAMIAVAVAAGLFVFFWSQKPGMVPLYTGLDQKATAEATDLLRAAQIPFQLDPATGGITVPEKNLHDARLKLAGSGLTDSGKLGFELMERDPGFGVSQFVESARYQHALETELSRTINTLRPVRDSRVHLAIPKPSAFTRQRDVASASVTLELRGGQQLERSQVDAIVHMVAAAIPDLAPERVTVVDQSGRMLSVSDPNSEAAVNAAQFEQVRRQETSFNQRIRELLEPMTGPGRVNPEVSVDMDFSVTEEARELYNGEPQKLRSEQMSENTTSTPGPQGVPGAASNSPPGQAAAPATAQAPTESSKNATRNYELDRTLQHTRQPAGRIKRVSVAVLVDNVPRAGANGKVAPQPLSAAELTRVEALVKQAVGFNAERGDTVSVMNAPFVRDTTPVEGPAWWELPWVHDAGRMLLGAVVVLALLFGVLRPALRGITGQTRKNDELALEPHSADVQLVDDDGLPLPALGADRVSLAGPDALALPVDSYEERLRMAREAVKTDSKRVAQVVKGWVAND; encoded by the coding sequence ATGGCCCTGTCGCTCTCCAAGGAATCCCTGAACGCCGAAAAGGCGGGCCAGTGGTTCGATCGGCTGCAAAGCCTGCAGATCACCCGTCGGCTCGGACTGATGGCAATGATTGCCGTGGCCGTAGCGGCCGGGCTGTTCGTGTTCTTCTGGTCGCAGAAGCCGGGCATGGTGCCGCTGTACACCGGCCTGGACCAGAAGGCCACCGCTGAAGCGACCGACCTGCTGCGCGCCGCACAGATCCCGTTCCAGCTGGATCCGGCCACCGGCGGCATCACCGTGCCGGAGAAGAACCTGCATGACGCCCGCCTGAAGCTGGCCGGCTCGGGCCTGACCGACAGCGGCAAGCTGGGCTTCGAGCTGATGGAACGCGATCCCGGCTTCGGCGTCAGCCAGTTCGTCGAAAGCGCGCGCTACCAGCATGCGCTGGAAACCGAGCTGTCGCGCACCATCAATACGCTGCGCCCGGTGCGCGATTCGCGCGTGCACCTGGCCATTCCCAAGCCCAGCGCGTTCACCCGCCAGCGTGACGTGGCCAGTGCCTCGGTCACCCTGGAACTGCGCGGCGGCCAGCAGCTGGAACGCAGCCAGGTCGACGCCATCGTGCACATGGTGGCCGCTGCCATCCCGGACCTGGCGCCGGAACGGGTGACCGTGGTTGACCAGAGCGGGCGCATGCTCAGCGTCAGCGACCCGAACAGCGAAGCGGCGGTCAACGCGGCCCAGTTCGAACAGGTGCGCCGCCAGGAAACCTCGTTCAACCAGCGCATCCGCGAGCTGCTGGAACCGATGACCGGCCCCGGCCGGGTCAATCCGGAAGTGAGCGTGGACATGGATTTCTCGGTGACCGAGGAAGCCCGCGAACTGTACAACGGTGAACCGCAGAAGCTGCGCAGCGAGCAGATGAGCGAGAACACCACCAGCACCCCGGGCCCGCAGGGCGTACCGGGTGCGGCCAGCAACAGTCCGCCGGGCCAGGCCGCCGCACCGGCCACCGCGCAGGCACCGACCGAGAGCAGCAAGAACGCCACCCGTAACTACGAGCTGGACCGTACCCTGCAGCACACCCGTCAGCCGGCCGGCCGCATCAAGCGCGTGTCGGTGGCGGTGCTGGTGGACAACGTGCCGCGCGCCGGTGCCAACGGCAAGGTCGCACCGCAGCCGCTGTCGGCGGCCGAGCTGACCCGCGTCGAAGCCCTGGTCAAGCAGGCGGTGGGCTTCAACGCCGAACGCGGCGACACCGTGTCGGTGATGAATGCCCCGTTCGTGCGCGATACCACGCCGGTCGAAGGCCCGGCCTGGTGGGAGCTGCCGTGGGTACACGATGCCGGCCGCATGCTGCTGGGGGCGGTGGTGGTGCTGGCCCTGCTGTTCGGCGTGCTGCGCCCGGCGCTGCGCGGGATCACCGGCCAGACCCGGAAGAACGACGAACTTGCACTGGAGCCGCATAGCGCGGACGTGCAGCTGGTGGATGACGATGGGCTCCCGCTGCCGGCGCTGGGCGCCGACCGGGTCAGCCTGGCCGGGCCGGATGCATTGGCCCTGCCGGTGGATTCTTATGAGGAACGACTGCGGATGGCGCGTGAAGCCGTGAAGACCGACTCCAAGCGCGTGGCCCAGGTGGTCAAGGGCTGGGTGGCCAATGACTGA
- the fliE gene encoding flagellar hook-basal body complex protein FliE → MSHSVTSILSQIRSYQTQMGQPALNPLAEAPRSNALPGTVLDAPQVQPASFTETLRGAIAGVNDAQQKSGALAKAFELGEPGADLAKVMVASQQSQIAFRATVEVRNRLVQAYQDVMNMPL, encoded by the coding sequence ATGTCCCACTCCGTCACTTCGATCCTTTCCCAGATCCGCTCCTATCAGACCCAGATGGGACAGCCAGCGCTCAACCCGCTGGCCGAAGCGCCGCGTAGCAATGCCCTGCCGGGCACGGTGCTGGATGCGCCGCAGGTCCAGCCTGCCAGCTTCACCGAAACCCTGCGCGGCGCCATCGCCGGCGTCAACGACGCACAGCAGAAATCCGGCGCGCTGGCCAAGGCCTTCGAACTGGGCGAGCCCGGTGCCGACCTGGCCAAGGTGATGGTCGCCTCGCAGCAGTCCCAGATCGCCTTCCGCGCCACCGTGGAAGTCCGCAACCGTCTCGTCCAGGCCTACCAGGACGTGATGAACATGCCGCTGTAA
- a CDS encoding sigma-54 dependent transcriptional regulator encodes MSESRILVLDNDAVRAERTVALLEFMDFNPRWVSDAADFDLGRQRQNDWMAVIVGSLDDSAASTALYAWLGGSSLPPPVLLADGEAAAFAQQHGLHEANIWPLEAPLRHAQMEALLRRASLKRLDAEHQAGAVQEQGPTGNGPAVSELRMMIEQVAAFDTTVLVLGESGTGKEVVSRSIHQRSPRRDGPFVAINCGAIPPDLLESELFGHEKGAFTGALSARKGRFEMAEGGTLLLDEIGDMSLPMQVKLLRVLQERSFERVGGNQTIRCNVRVIAATHRDLESRIADGKFREDLFYRLNVFPIEVPALRERREDLPALVETIAAQLARTGRGEVRFTPEALQALAGYEWPGNVRELTNLVERLAVLHPGGSVRVQDLPARYRGDAALAAPAVVAAPAPAAASEERLDLRSFSFHTPGSGGQPALEHGIAVNRGAAPAALPDDGLDLRNHMASIELGLINEALERTQGVVAHAAQLLGLRRTTLVEKLRKYGIERESAELAS; translated from the coding sequence GTGAGCGAATCGCGCATCCTGGTACTGGACAACGACGCCGTGCGTGCCGAGCGCACCGTGGCGCTGCTGGAATTCATGGACTTCAACCCGCGCTGGGTCTCCGACGCAGCCGACTTCGACCTCGGCCGCCAGCGCCAGAACGACTGGATGGCCGTGATCGTCGGCAGCCTGGACGACAGTGCCGCCAGCACCGCGCTGTACGCCTGGCTGGGCGGCAGCAGCCTGCCGCCGCCGGTGCTGCTGGCCGATGGCGAGGCTGCCGCCTTTGCCCAGCAGCACGGCCTGCACGAAGCCAACATCTGGCCGCTGGAAGCCCCGCTGCGCCACGCGCAGATGGAAGCCCTGCTGCGCCGCGCCAGCCTCAAGCGCCTGGACGCCGAGCACCAGGCCGGCGCGGTGCAGGAGCAGGGCCCGACCGGCAACGGTCCGGCGGTGAGCGAACTGCGCATGATGATCGAGCAGGTGGCTGCCTTCGACACCACCGTGCTGGTGCTGGGGGAATCGGGCACCGGCAAGGAAGTGGTCTCGCGCAGCATCCACCAGCGCTCGCCGCGTCGCGATGGCCCGTTCGTGGCGATCAACTGCGGCGCAATCCCGCCCGACCTGCTGGAAAGTGAACTGTTCGGTCACGAAAAGGGCGCTTTCACCGGTGCGCTGAGCGCGCGCAAGGGCCGCTTCGAGATGGCCGAAGGCGGCACCCTGCTGCTCGACGAGATCGGCGACATGAGCCTGCCGATGCAGGTCAAGCTGCTGCGCGTGCTGCAGGAGCGCAGCTTCGAGCGCGTGGGTGGCAACCAGACCATCCGCTGCAACGTGCGGGTGATCGCTGCGACCCATCGCGATCTGGAAAGCCGCATCGCCGATGGCAAGTTCCGCGAGGATCTGTTCTATCGTCTCAATGTGTTCCCGATCGAGGTGCCTGCGCTGCGCGAGCGCCGCGAGGACCTGCCGGCGCTGGTGGAGACCATCGCCGCGCAGCTGGCGCGCACCGGCCGCGGTGAAGTGCGCTTCACCCCCGAGGCGCTGCAGGCCCTGGCCGGTTACGAATGGCCGGGCAACGTGCGCGAACTGACCAACCTGGTCGAGCGCCTGGCCGTGCTGCACCCGGGTGGTTCGGTGCGCGTGCAGGACCTGCCGGCCCGCTACCGTGGCGATGCCGCGCTGGCCGCCCCGGCCGTCGTCGCCGCACCGGCACCGGCTGCCGCCAGCGAGGAACGCCTGGACCTGCGCAGCTTCTCCTTCCACACCCCGGGCAGTGGCGGCCAGCCGGCGCTGGAGCACGGCATCGCCGTGAACCGTGGCGCGGCGCCGGCGGCGCTGCCCGACGATGGCCTGGACCTGCGCAATCACATGGCCAGCATCGAACTGGGGCTGATCAACGAAGCACTGGAACGCACCCAGGGCGTGGTCGCCCACGCCGCCCAGCTGCTCGGCCTGCGCCGCACCACCCTGGTGGAAAAGCTGCGCAAGTACGGCATCGAACGCGAGTCGGCCGAACTGGCCAGCTGA
- a CDS encoding response regulator yields MNKLTVLLVDDHEGFINAAMRHFRKIDWLQIVGSAGNGLEAIERSESLRPQVVLMDLAMPEMGGLQATRLIKSQDDAPYIVIASHFDDVEHREHALRAGADNFVSKLSYIQEVMPILEGLKEERS; encoded by the coding sequence ATGAACAAGCTCACAGTCCTGCTGGTCGATGACCACGAGGGCTTCATCAATGCCGCCATGCGCCATTTCCGCAAGATCGACTGGCTGCAGATCGTCGGCAGCGCCGGCAACGGCCTGGAAGCGATCGAGCGCTCCGAGAGCCTGCGCCCGCAGGTGGTGCTGATGGACCTGGCGATGCCGGAGATGGGCGGCCTGCAGGCCACCCGCCTGATCAAGTCGCAGGACGATGCACCGTACATCGTGATTGCCAGCCACTTCGACGACGTCGAGCACCGCGAGCACGCGCTGCGCGCCGGTGCCGACAACTTCGTCAGCAAGCTGTCCTACATCCAGGAAGTCATGCCGATCCTGGAAGGCCTCAAGGAGGAACGGTCGTGA
- the rpoN gene encoding RNA polymerase factor sigma-54 gives MKAALSTQLGQHLHLTPQLLQSIRLLQLDGLHLEQEIQRLLDSNPLLEIEDAEAPAAEATEAAATTLETAAFDELPESSMWDVAGTSWQDGDDDRMARIAAGESSDPQLRVLQRLALDLDDRELAVAAFWLEHCDDAGYLQAPLAQLQLLASAQFDIDADGVEAIRQCLLQGDPAGMAAQDLRECLLAQLCSLHGVVPARHLAARILDGALDALAAHDYPALARQHDAELDDVREAVRLILSLQPRPGDSLLPERNAAVVPDVVAWHADEQWKVALNPATSRRVSINSQYEQALADSSETAPALREMLQEARWFSRGLSMRYDTLLRTARVIVERQAAFLVRGEEAMAPLTLKEVAEEIGMHESTVSRITTGKYLQTPRGTFELKHFFAVRLEGASVSGQAVKAMVRRLIDAEPAGRPLADEAIAGLLSRQGVNIARRTVAKYREQLDIAPARERRRLSARQPQLARVG, from the coding sequence ATGAAGGCTGCACTTTCCACCCAACTGGGCCAACACCTCCACCTGACGCCGCAGCTGCTGCAGTCGATCCGGCTGTTGCAGCTGGACGGTCTGCACCTGGAACAGGAAATCCAGCGCCTGCTGGACTCCAACCCGCTGCTTGAGATCGAGGACGCCGAGGCCCCAGCGGCCGAGGCCACCGAGGCCGCGGCCACCACGCTGGAAACGGCCGCATTCGACGAGCTGCCCGAGTCGTCGATGTGGGACGTGGCCGGCACCAGCTGGCAGGACGGCGACGACGACCGCATGGCGCGCATCGCCGCCGGCGAATCCAGCGACCCCCAGCTGCGCGTGCTGCAGCGCCTGGCGCTGGACCTGGACGATCGCGAACTGGCGGTGGCCGCATTCTGGCTGGAGCACTGCGACGATGCCGGTTACCTGCAGGCGCCGCTGGCACAGCTGCAGCTGCTGGCCAGCGCCCAGTTCGACATCGATGCCGACGGCGTCGAAGCCATCCGCCAGTGCCTGCTGCAGGGCGACCCGGCCGGCATGGCCGCGCAGGACCTGCGCGAATGCCTGCTCGCGCAGCTGTGCAGCCTGCACGGCGTGGTGCCTGCGCGGCACCTGGCCGCACGCATCCTGGACGGCGCGCTGGATGCACTGGCCGCGCACGACTACCCCGCCCTCGCCCGCCAGCACGACGCCGAGCTCGACGACGTACGCGAAGCGGTGCGCCTGATCCTGTCGCTGCAGCCGCGCCCCGGCGACAGCCTGCTGCCCGAGCGCAACGCCGCGGTGGTGCCCGATGTGGTCGCCTGGCACGCCGACGAGCAGTGGAAGGTAGCGCTGAACCCGGCCACCAGCCGCCGCGTGTCGATCAACAGCCAGTACGAACAGGCGCTGGCCGACAGCAGCGAGACCGCCCCGGCACTGCGCGAGATGCTGCAGGAAGCGCGCTGGTTCAGCCGCGGCCTGTCGATGCGCTATGACACCCTGCTGCGCACCGCGCGGGTGATCGTCGAGCGCCAGGCCGCCTTCCTGGTGCGTGGCGAGGAAGCCATGGCCCCGCTGACCCTGAAGGAGGTGGCCGAGGAAATCGGCATGCACGAGTCCACCGTCTCGCGCATCACCACCGGCAAGTACCTGCAGACCCCGCGCGGCACCTTTGAACTGAAACACTTCTTCGCCGTGCGCCTGGAAGGCGCCAGCGTCTCCGGGCAGGCGGTCAAGGCCATGGTGCGGCGCCTGATCGATGCCGAACCGGCCGGCCGGCCGCTGGCCGACGAAGCCATCGCCGGGCTGCTGTCGCGGCAGGGAGTGAACATTGCCCGTCGAACCGTCGCAAAATACCGCGAACAACTGGATATCGCCCCGGCCCGCGAACGGCGCCGGCTCAGCGCCAGGCAACCGCAGCTGGCCCGGGTGGGCTGA